In Chryseobacterium sp. C-71, the genomic window GCACAAAGCAGCACTCCATCTGACTCTTTTGTCAAAGATAATTTCACTAAAAAAGAATTTTATATCACGATGCGTGACGGTATAAAACTTTTCACTGCGGTGTATATTCCAAAAGATATTTCGAAAAAGCAAAAATATCCTTTTCTGATGCAGAGAACCTGCTACAGCATTGCGCCATATGGTGAAAATGAATACAGAAACAAACTCGGTCCGAATCAATATTTGATGAAAGACAAATACATTTTTGTATTTCAGGATGTGCGAGGAAGATATATGAGTGAAGGAACTTTTACCAACATGACGCCACAGGTTGAGCGTAAAACAAAAAAAGATGTCGACGAAAGCACCGATACTTATGACACCATTGATTGGTTAATTAAAAACATCAAAGACAATAACGGAAAAGTAGGACAATACGGAACTTCATATCCCGGATTTTACACCGCTGTAGGAACTTTGGCGCAACATCCGGCTTTGGTTGCATCTTCACCTCAAGCTCCTATTTCAGATTTTTGGAATGACGATTTTCTTCATAACGGAAAATTTATGTTGGGTTATTTCAGAACCTTCCCTGTTTTCGGAGTGCAGAAAACAAAGGCTGAAAACAAAGCTTGGTATTCAGATTCTATGATTAAAGCTACTTCAGAAGACGGTCTTAAATTCTACAGAGATATGGGAACTTTGAAAGATGGATATGACAAATATTACAAAGCCAACTTCTTCATGACCGAAATTATGAATCACCCGAATTACGATGAATACTGGCAGAAAAGAAGTCTTTTACCTCATCTTAAAAATATCAATCATGCCGTAATGACAGTTGGAGGTTGGTACGATGCCGAAGATCTTTTCGGACCGCTAAATATTTACAAAACGATTGAAAAAACAAGCCCAAAAGCCAAAAATACGATTGTTATGGGACCTTTTTCTCATGGTGGCTGGGGACGTGAAGATGGAAAACATTTTCATAATCAAACTTATTTCGGTGATAGTATTGCCACATACTACCAAAAGAATTTGGAGACCAAATTTTTCAATCATTATTTAAAAGGAAACTCTAAGCAGGACGCAGGTTTACCCGAAGCGATGATGTACGACACCGGAGCAAAAGAATGGAAAGAATTTGCGCAATATCCACCAAAAAATTCTCAGAAAGTCAACTTCTATTTAGCGAATGAAACTTTAAAAAACACCGCCGGACAAGGTGCTTCAGAATATTACAGCGACCCAAACAATCCGGTTTTAAGTTCGGATAATCTTAAAGATTTTAACGGATTTACTCCAAGAAATTACATGTCGGAAGATCAGCGTTTTGCAGTCGGAAGACCTGATGTTCTGACTTTCACAACAGAAGTTTTGACGGAAGACATGACTTTTGCAGGAGAAATTTTAGCTAAATTAAATATCGCTTCAAGTTCCACAGATGCAGATTTTGCAGTGAAATTAATTGATGTTTATCCACAAGATTTTAAACCAAAGGAAAAGAAAGAAGGTGTGATTTACGGAAATTATCATCAGATGGTACGAAGCGAAATTATGCCTGCAAGATTCAGAAATTCGAAAGAAAAACCTGAAGCATTGGTTGTGAATCAGAAAACTGCGGTGAATTTTAGATTGCAGGATGTTGTGCATACGTTTAAGAAAGGACATAAAATACAAATCCAGATTTCGTCAACATGGTTTCCACTTTTCTCGGTGAATCCACAGAAATTTTTAGACAATCCGAATATGGCTTCTAAGGAAGATTATACTAAAGCGTTTATTAAAGTTTTTGAAGATTCTGCGATTGAGGTTGAGGTTTTGAAATAAATTTTAAAGCTGTTCGATTTGAACAGCTTTTTTATTTTTTCTCTCGCTGATTTTGCTGATGACGCAGATTTTCAAAATAGCTATCTGCTAAATTTGCTCTATTTGCGAGATAAAATAAACATTTAGTTTGTTATTCTGTAGGAATCTCGACGCAATTATTAGAGATTAAATTTTAATACTATTGCTTAGATTCCTTCGGAATGGCAAACTTTATATTTAATATATTCTTATGTTTAAAATTCATTCTTCAATAGTTCTGAAAGTCA contains:
- a CDS encoding CocE/NonD family hydrolase, producing the protein MKIPFSFLLILVFIFGKAQSSTPSDSFVKDNFTKKEFYITMRDGIKLFTAVYIPKDISKKQKYPFLMQRTCYSIAPYGENEYRNKLGPNQYLMKDKYIFVFQDVRGRYMSEGTFTNMTPQVERKTKKDVDESTDTYDTIDWLIKNIKDNNGKVGQYGTSYPGFYTAVGTLAQHPALVASSPQAPISDFWNDDFLHNGKFMLGYFRTFPVFGVQKTKAENKAWYSDSMIKATSEDGLKFYRDMGTLKDGYDKYYKANFFMTEIMNHPNYDEYWQKRSLLPHLKNINHAVMTVGGWYDAEDLFGPLNIYKTIEKTSPKAKNTIVMGPFSHGGWGREDGKHFHNQTYFGDSIATYYQKNLETKFFNHYLKGNSKQDAGLPEAMMYDTGAKEWKEFAQYPPKNSQKVNFYLANETLKNTAGQGASEYYSDPNNPVLSSDNLKDFNGFTPRNYMSEDQRFAVGRPDVLTFTTEVLTEDMTFAGEILAKLNIASSSTDADFAVKLIDVYPQDFKPKEKKEGVIYGNYHQMVRSEIMPARFRNSKEKPEALVVNQKTAVNFRLQDVVHTFKKGHKIQIQISSTWFPLFSVNPQKFLDNPNMASKEDYTKAFIKVFEDSAIEVEVLK